From Topomyia yanbarensis strain Yona2022 chromosome 1, ASM3024719v1, whole genome shotgun sequence, one genomic window encodes:
- the LOC131677751 gene encoding histone RNA hairpin-binding protein, translated as MMSLAFDDSRMSLDNDLSNLSPCKGAAVQISLLSSTEPDSTSASVEPETIEKAKTSNQVVNLKSQSKRQESATTHSAFSQSWADMVQEEEDARQNSELEELSKIQSSMELAATDSKMSIEEVSSSSSISGRSTRQIEIDILDSANVEKYEKLVMKDMIKSPFKRRLSGGCEEDDDGHAKFIGEECDGDELANNQHKKTKKHEDDHGRERFRRDSSSSGEGSSNGSQNSRKPLEFEKDVSILVRRQKQIDYGKNTLGYESYLEKVPRDQRTKDHPKTPPKHFKYSRRAWDGLIKVWRKKLHCFDPNVVPGTDD; from the exons ATGATGTCT CTAGCGTTCGACGATTCGCGTATGTCACTGGACAATGATCTGTCAAACTTGTCGCCTTGTAAAGGCGCTGCCGTGCAAATCAGCCTGCTGTCATCTACGGAACCTGATTCGACTTCGGCAAGCGTCGAACCGGAAACAATAGAGAAAGCCAAGACAAGCAACCAAGTTGTAAATCTCAAATCGCAGTCCAAACGGCAGGAATCTGCAACGACACATTCCGCTTTCAGTCAAAGTTGGGCTGATATGGTCCAAGAGGAAGAGGACGCCAGACAAAACTCG GAATTGGAAGAATTATCAAAAATTCAGTCCAGCATGGAACTAGCGGCCACTGATAGTAAGATGTCTATCGAAGAAGtcagcagcagtagcagtatCAGCGGGCGATCCACCAGGCAGATAGAAATTGACATACTAG ATTCGGCCAATGTGGAAAAATATGAGAAATTGGTTATGAAAGATATGATCAAGTCACCATTCAAACGTCGTCTATCCGGCGGTTGCGAAGAAGATGACGACGGGCATGCCAAATTCATCGGGGAGGAATGCGATGGCGATGAGTTGGCGAACAATCAGCACAAAAAAACGAAGAAGCATGAGGATGATCACGGTCGGGAACGCTTCCGACGGGACAGTTCCAGCTCAGGGGAAGGTAGTAGCAACGGCAGTCAGAATAGCCGAAAACCGCTGGAGTTCGAAAAGGATGTTTCTATTCTGGTTCGCCGTCAAAAGCAAATCGACTATGGCAAGAACACACTAGGATACGAAAGCTATTTGGAAAAGGTTCCGAG AGATCAGCGCACCAAAGATCATCCTAAAACACCGCCGAAACATTTCAAATACAGTCGCCGTGCTTGGGATGGTCTGATCAAAGTGTGGCGCAAGAAATTgcactgcttcgatcctaatgTTGT GCCTGGAACCGATGACTGA
- the LOC131677752 gene encoding uncharacterized protein LOC131677752 has protein sequence MAVPPYRSRFNWQLVDGDLNRQISYNIQSSDSSEPIAQDDLLDPDTCLVLEVGEQECFCEQTICIHPAYQISDLALIAECATIESYVGRMHEYNQTHHGHLIFDGDAKLYRFDVSLQSCTVSELVLRYIVPPKNPLCIYGLHLNLAKNSNSLGLFSGKSTINQAMLKYQLDDTKLSEKAIKCKEFMLTAMGNNTRQQQPPETGQLQNIFNNNIVPPPVGSTVPNTPTPSEGNLSSHQHPNDPGGANNFIQPPLGSFSDMLKGYIDTKILELESALDAKLQAMELRQNQKLDNILSLLESISNKK, from the exons ATGGCTGTACCTCCGTACCGATCCCGGTTCAACTGGCAGCTTGTCGACGGTGATCTAAATCGACAGATATCATACAATATCCAGTCGAGTGATTCCTCTGAACC CATTGCACAAGACGACTTGTTGGATCCAGACACTTGCCTGGTTCTAGAAGTTGGTGAACAGGAGTGTTTTTGTGAGCAGACGATTTGCATTCATCCCGCCTACCAAATAAGCGATCTGGCTCTCATCGCGGAATGTGCTACTATTGAATCCTACGTCGGAAGAATGCATGAGTACAATCAAACGCACCACGGTCATCTTATTTTCGATGGTGACGCCAAATTGTACCGCTTCGACGTTAGCTTACAATCCtgtacggtttcggaattagtgCTTCGTTATATTGTACCTCCAAAAAATCCCTTGTGCATATATGGATTGCACCTAAATTTAGCTAAAAACTCCAATTCGTTAGGCTTATTCTCCGGTAAAAGTACAATTAATCAAGCTATGCTTAAATACCAACTGGATGACACAAAATTGTCCGAGAAAGCAATCAAGTGCAAAGAATTCATGTTAACAGCTATGGGGAATAACACCCGACAACAACAACCACCAGAAACAGGTCAATTGCAAAACATATTCAACAACAACATTGTTCCTCCTCCTGTTGGCAGTACTGTGCCGAACACACCCACGCCAAGTGAAGGAAACCTGAGCAGTCATCAGCACCCAAACGATCCAGGGGGAGCAAACAACTTTATTCAACCACCGTTGGGTTCtttcagtgacatgttgaaaGGGTACATTGATACGAAAATTTTGGAGCTGGAATCCGCATTAGATGCGAAACTACAAGCGATGGAActtcgacaaaatcaaaaaCTGGACAATATTTTATCCTTACTAGAATCTATTAGTAATAAAAAGTAA